The proteins below come from a single Cannabis sativa cultivar Pink pepper isolate KNU-18-1 chromosome 3, ASM2916894v1, whole genome shotgun sequence genomic window:
- the LOC115710071 gene encoding putative DEAD-box ATP-dependent RNA helicase 29 isoform X2, with translation MADRRPKPTQIQVSSKADLIRLEKQRKKAKSGGFESLGLSPNVFRGIKRKGYIVPTPIQRKTMPLILAGNDVVAMARTGSGKTAAFLVPMIERLKQHVPQSGVRALILSPTRDLALQTHKFTKELGRFTDLRISLLVGGDSMESQFEELAQSPDIIIATPGRLMHHLSEVDDMSLRTVEYVVFDEADCLFGMGFAEQLHKILAQLSENRQTLLFSATLPSALAEFAKAGLRDPLLVRLDLETKISPDLKLAFFTLRHEEKNAALLYLVREQIGSDEQTLIFVSTKHHVEFLNMLFREEGIEPSVCYGDMDQDARKINISRFRARKTMFLIVTDVAARGIDIPLLDNVINWDFPPKPKIFVHRVGRAARAGRKGTAFSFVTTEDMPYLLDLHLFLSKPIWPAPAEEEVLDDKDGILSKIDDAIANGETVYGRFPQTVIDLVSDRLREVIDSSGELSSLMKTCVNAFRLYSKTKPSPAKESIRRSKELPPEGLHPMFKNVLGGGELMALAFSERLKTFRPKQTILEAEGEAAKSKHLQGSSSQWTDVMKKKRAIHEQIINLVQQQRSNTIAEKEIEDDRASVIGKDNKAGSKRKERNFKDEEFFISSIPTNHISESGLSVGANQEFGSNRFEAAVLDLVADDTAGMQRQKSVYHWDRRSKKYIKLNSGDRVTASGKVKTESGARVKANKTGIYKKWKEHSHNKISFRGGEENTDERPGRSFAGRSQGDNRKFKGKRNQNHVPNAHVRSEIKDLDQVRKERHKKATQISYLKGKSNSRGKKGGKFAKRGKSKRSSAK, from the exons ATGGCGGATCGCAGACCTAAACCGACTCAGATTCAAGTGAGCTCGAAAGCAGATTTAATCCGGTTGGAGAAGCAAAGAAAGAAGGCCAAGTCAGGAGGTTTCGAGTCATTGGGTCTAAGTCCTAATGTATTTCGAGGAATCAAGCGCAAGGGCTACATTGTCCCAACTCCAATTCAGAGGAAAACTATGCCTCTCATCCTCGCTGGAAACGACGTTGTAGCCATGGCCCGTACCGGTTCCGGCAAGACAGCCGCTTTTCTTGTTCCCATGATTGAGCGATTGAAGCAGCACGTGCCTCAGAGCGGCGTTAGAGCTCTAATCCTTTCTCCTACCAGGGATTTGGCACTTCAAACGCACAAGTTCACTAAGGAGCTCGGACGCTTTACAG ATCTTCGTATTAGTTTACTAGTTGGAGGTGATAGTATGGAAAGTCAGTTTGAAGAGTTAGCCCAATCTCCTGATATCATAATTGCAACTCCTGGTAGGCTAATGCACCATTTGTCTGAGGTGGATGACATGTCACTGCGCACTGTAGAATATGTTGTTTTCGATGAAGCTGATTGTCTATTTGGCATGGGTTTTGCTGAGCAGTTGCATAAGATTCTTGCGCAGTTGAGTGAAAATCGTCAAACTTTGCTTTTCAGTGCAACATTACCTAGTGCCCTTGCTGAGTTCGCAAAGGCTGGTTTGCGAGATCCTCTGCTTGTGCGGCTTGATTTGGAAACTAAGATTAGCCCTGATTTGAAACTTGCATTTTTCACCTTAAGACATGAAGAAAAGAATGCAGCTTTACTTTATTTGGTAAGGGAACAAATTGGTTCTGATGAGCAGACATTAATATTTGTGTCCACAAAGCATCATGTTGAGTTCCTTAATATGTTGTTTAGGGAAGAGGGTATTGAGCCTTCTGTATGCTATGGTGATATGGACCAAGATGCTCGCAAGATTAATATATCAAGGTTTAGGGCAAGGAAAACTATGTTTCTCATTGTGACTGATGTTGCAGCCAGGGGCATTGATATTCCGTTGCTTGATAATGTCATAAATTGGGATTTCCCTCCAAAGCCTAAAATTTTTGTTCATCGTGTCGGAAGAGCTGCCAGGGCTGGTCGAAAGGGTACTGCATTTTCTTTTGTTACAACTGAGGACATGCCTTATCTTTTGGATCTTCATCTATTTCTCTCGAAACCAATTTGGCCTGCACCAGCTGAGGAGGAAGTTCTTGATGATAAAGATGGTATATTGTCCAAAATTGATGATGCCATTGCAAATGGAGAAACAGTCTATGGACGCTTTCCCCAGACAGTAATTGATCTTGTTTCAGATAGACTTAGGGAAGTCATTGATTCCTCTGGCGAATTGAGTTCTTTGATGAAAACCTGTGTAAATGCATTTCGTTTGTATTCAAAGACAAAACCATCACCTGCAAAGGAATCCATTAGAAGATCAAAGGAATTACCTCCTGAAGGTTTGCATCCAATGTTCAAAAATGTTCTTGGTGGGGGAGAGTTAATGGCACTGGCTTTTTCTGAGCGTTTGAAGACATTTAG ACCGAAGCAGACCATACTTGAAGCTGAAGGGGAAGCTGCTAAATCCAAGCATTTACAG GGTTCTTCTAGTCAATGGACTGATgtgatgaagaaaaaaagagcTATTCACGAGCAGATAATTAACTTGGTTCAACAGCAGCGTTCTAATACTATTGCGGAGAAG GAAATAGAAGATGACAGAGCTTCTGTGATAGGAAAGGATAATAAAG CTGGTTCtaaaaggaaagaaagaaacTTCAAGGATGAAGAGTTCTTTATAAGTTCTATACCGACAAATCAT ATTTCAGAGTCAGGACTCTCTGTTGGAGCTAACCAGGAATTCGGTTCAAATAG GTTTGAAGCTGCGGTGTTAGATTTAGTTGCCGATGATACTGCAGGAATGCAGAGACAAAAATCTGTGTATCACTGGGACAGG AGGAGTAAAAAGTACATCAAATTAAATAGTGGTGACCGTGTTACAGCTAGTGGGAAG GTAAAGACAGAAAGTGGTGCAAGAGTAAAAGCTAACAAAACTGGGATATACAAGAAATGGAAAGAACATTCACacaataaaatatcttttagaGGTGGTGAAGAGAATACTGATGAACGCCCTG GACGATCTTTTGCAGGGCGATCACAAGGTGATAACAGAAAATTTAAGGGTAAGCGAAACCAGAACCACGTGCCTAATGCTCATGTACGTTCCGAAATCAAAGATCTTGACCAAGTTAGAAAGGAGAGACATAAGAAGGCAACGCAAATTTCTTATCTGAAGGGCAAGAGTAACAGCCGGGGTAAAAAAGGTGGCAAATTTGCGAAAAGAGGAAAGTCGAAAAGATCGAGTGCTAAGTAG
- the LOC115710131 gene encoding S-formylglutathione hydrolase, translating to MDTKPTEISSSKMFGGFNKRYKHFSPTLGCSMTFHIYFPPSPQSLSKKFPVLYWLSGLTCSDENFITKSGAQRAASSESVALIVPDTSPRGLNVEGEADSWDFGVGAGFYLNATQEKWKNWRMYDYVVKELPNLVKENFPQLDTSRASISGHSMGGHGALTIYLKNLDKYKSASAFAPIVNPTNCPWGQKAFTNYLGGNKADWEEYDATNLVAKFRDVSATILIDQGEDDKFLADQLMPHKFQEACKAANVPLLLRMQPGYDHSYYFIATFIDDHISHHAQALNLP from the exons ATGGATACCAAACCGACTGAGATCAGCAGCTCAAAGATGTTTGGAGGATTCAACAAGAGATACAAGCATTTCAGCCCAACTCTCGGTTGCTCCATGACTTTCCACATCTACTTCCCTCCTTCTCCTCAATCTCTTTCCAAAAAATTTCCT GTGCTTTACTGGCTCTCAGGCCTCACTTGCTCAGATGAGAATTTTATAACAAAGTCTGGAGCACAACGTGCTGCTTCAAGTGAGAGTGTTGCTCTGATTGTTCCTGACACATCTCCAA GAGGTTTGAATGTGGAAGGAGAGGCAGATAGCTGGGATTTCGGTGTAG GTGCTGGATTTTATCTCAATGCTACACAAGAGAAGTGGAAGAACTGGCGTATGTATGATTATGTTGTCAAGGAGTTGCCAAACCTTGTGAAAGAAAATTTTCCACAGCTCGATACTTCACGTGCCTCGATATCTGGTCATTCCATGGGTGGGCATGGTGCTCTAACAATCTACCTTAAAAATCTCGACAAGTATAAG TCAGCATCAGCCTTTGCACCAATTGTGAATCCTACAAACTGTCCTTGGGGCCAGAAAGCTTTCACAAACTATCTTGGTGGCAACAAAGCTGATTGGGAG GAATATGATGCCACTAACCTTGTAGCTAAGTTCCGTGACGTTTCAGCAACAATTCTAATCGATCAG GGAGAAGATGACAAGTTCTTGGCCGATCAGTTAATGCCGCACAAGTTCCAAGAGGCTTGCAAAGCTGCTAATGTTCCATTGCTACTGCGAATGCAGCCCGGATACGATCACTCTTACTATTTCATTGCCACCTTCATAGATGATCACATTAGCCACCATGCTCAAGCTCTTAATCTCCCATGA
- the LOC115710071 gene encoding putative DEAD-box ATP-dependent RNA helicase 29 isoform X1 produces the protein MADRRPKPTQIQVSSKADLIRLEKQRKKAKSGGFESLGLSPNVFRGIKRKGYIVPTPIQRKTMPLILAGNDVVAMARTGSGKTAAFLVPMIERLKQHVPQSGVRALILSPTRDLALQTHKFTKELGRFTDLRISLLVGGDSMESQFEELAQSPDIIIATPGRLMHHLSEVDDMSLRTVEYVVFDEADCLFGMGFAEQLHKILAQLSENRQTLLFSATLPSALAEFAKAGLRDPLLVRLDLETKISPDLKLAFFTLRHEEKNAALLYLVREQIGSDEQTLIFVSTKHHVEFLNMLFREEGIEPSVCYGDMDQDARKINISRFRARKTMFLIVTDVAARGIDIPLLDNVINWDFPPKPKIFVHRVGRAARAGRKGTAFSFVTTEDMPYLLDLHLFLSKPIWPAPAEEEVLDDKDGILSKIDDAIANGETVYGRFPQTVIDLVSDRLREVIDSSGELSSLMKTCVNAFRLYSKTKPSPAKESIRRSKELPPEGLHPMFKNVLGGGELMALAFSERLKTFRPKQTILEAEGEAAKSKHLQGSSSQWTDVMKKKRAIHEQIINLVQQQRSNTIAEKEIEDDRASVIGKDNKEAGSKRKERNFKDEEFFISSIPTNHISESGLSVGANQEFGSNRFEAAVLDLVADDTAGMQRQKSVYHWDRRSKKYIKLNSGDRVTASGKVKTESGARVKANKTGIYKKWKEHSHNKISFRGGEENTDERPGRSFAGRSQGDNRKFKGKRNQNHVPNAHVRSEIKDLDQVRKERHKKATQISYLKGKSNSRGKKGGKFAKRGKSKRSSAK, from the exons ATGGCGGATCGCAGACCTAAACCGACTCAGATTCAAGTGAGCTCGAAAGCAGATTTAATCCGGTTGGAGAAGCAAAGAAAGAAGGCCAAGTCAGGAGGTTTCGAGTCATTGGGTCTAAGTCCTAATGTATTTCGAGGAATCAAGCGCAAGGGCTACATTGTCCCAACTCCAATTCAGAGGAAAACTATGCCTCTCATCCTCGCTGGAAACGACGTTGTAGCCATGGCCCGTACCGGTTCCGGCAAGACAGCCGCTTTTCTTGTTCCCATGATTGAGCGATTGAAGCAGCACGTGCCTCAGAGCGGCGTTAGAGCTCTAATCCTTTCTCCTACCAGGGATTTGGCACTTCAAACGCACAAGTTCACTAAGGAGCTCGGACGCTTTACAG ATCTTCGTATTAGTTTACTAGTTGGAGGTGATAGTATGGAAAGTCAGTTTGAAGAGTTAGCCCAATCTCCTGATATCATAATTGCAACTCCTGGTAGGCTAATGCACCATTTGTCTGAGGTGGATGACATGTCACTGCGCACTGTAGAATATGTTGTTTTCGATGAAGCTGATTGTCTATTTGGCATGGGTTTTGCTGAGCAGTTGCATAAGATTCTTGCGCAGTTGAGTGAAAATCGTCAAACTTTGCTTTTCAGTGCAACATTACCTAGTGCCCTTGCTGAGTTCGCAAAGGCTGGTTTGCGAGATCCTCTGCTTGTGCGGCTTGATTTGGAAACTAAGATTAGCCCTGATTTGAAACTTGCATTTTTCACCTTAAGACATGAAGAAAAGAATGCAGCTTTACTTTATTTGGTAAGGGAACAAATTGGTTCTGATGAGCAGACATTAATATTTGTGTCCACAAAGCATCATGTTGAGTTCCTTAATATGTTGTTTAGGGAAGAGGGTATTGAGCCTTCTGTATGCTATGGTGATATGGACCAAGATGCTCGCAAGATTAATATATCAAGGTTTAGGGCAAGGAAAACTATGTTTCTCATTGTGACTGATGTTGCAGCCAGGGGCATTGATATTCCGTTGCTTGATAATGTCATAAATTGGGATTTCCCTCCAAAGCCTAAAATTTTTGTTCATCGTGTCGGAAGAGCTGCCAGGGCTGGTCGAAAGGGTACTGCATTTTCTTTTGTTACAACTGAGGACATGCCTTATCTTTTGGATCTTCATCTATTTCTCTCGAAACCAATTTGGCCTGCACCAGCTGAGGAGGAAGTTCTTGATGATAAAGATGGTATATTGTCCAAAATTGATGATGCCATTGCAAATGGAGAAACAGTCTATGGACGCTTTCCCCAGACAGTAATTGATCTTGTTTCAGATAGACTTAGGGAAGTCATTGATTCCTCTGGCGAATTGAGTTCTTTGATGAAAACCTGTGTAAATGCATTTCGTTTGTATTCAAAGACAAAACCATCACCTGCAAAGGAATCCATTAGAAGATCAAAGGAATTACCTCCTGAAGGTTTGCATCCAATGTTCAAAAATGTTCTTGGTGGGGGAGAGTTAATGGCACTGGCTTTTTCTGAGCGTTTGAAGACATTTAG ACCGAAGCAGACCATACTTGAAGCTGAAGGGGAAGCTGCTAAATCCAAGCATTTACAG GGTTCTTCTAGTCAATGGACTGATgtgatgaagaaaaaaagagcTATTCACGAGCAGATAATTAACTTGGTTCAACAGCAGCGTTCTAATACTATTGCGGAGAAG GAAATAGAAGATGACAGAGCTTCTGTGATAGGAAAGGATAATAAAG AAGCTGGTTCtaaaaggaaagaaagaaacTTCAAGGATGAAGAGTTCTTTATAAGTTCTATACCGACAAATCAT ATTTCAGAGTCAGGACTCTCTGTTGGAGCTAACCAGGAATTCGGTTCAAATAG GTTTGAAGCTGCGGTGTTAGATTTAGTTGCCGATGATACTGCAGGAATGCAGAGACAAAAATCTGTGTATCACTGGGACAGG AGGAGTAAAAAGTACATCAAATTAAATAGTGGTGACCGTGTTACAGCTAGTGGGAAG GTAAAGACAGAAAGTGGTGCAAGAGTAAAAGCTAACAAAACTGGGATATACAAGAAATGGAAAGAACATTCACacaataaaatatcttttagaGGTGGTGAAGAGAATACTGATGAACGCCCTG GACGATCTTTTGCAGGGCGATCACAAGGTGATAACAGAAAATTTAAGGGTAAGCGAAACCAGAACCACGTGCCTAATGCTCATGTACGTTCCGAAATCAAAGATCTTGACCAAGTTAGAAAGGAGAGACATAAGAAGGCAACGCAAATTTCTTATCTGAAGGGCAAGAGTAACAGCCGGGGTAAAAAAGGTGGCAAATTTGCGAAAAGAGGAAAGTCGAAAAGATCGAGTGCTAAGTAG